DNA from Strix aluco isolate bStrAlu1 chromosome 2, bStrAlu1.hap1, whole genome shotgun sequence:
CCAACCCAAGCATGTGCCTGACAAGCCCATCCGCCCTGCCACCACCTGGCAGAGTTTCTTCACTACAATTATTCATAAAGCCATTCATTTAAGTtcatgaaatacagctgctgtCACCTTAGTAAGAAGGGCTATCATCACATGCCAATGCTTCTCAGCTTTTAGCACCTGGTATAATTGAACTCTGGAGAGAGTTATGCAAATACACTTGTTCCTTTTTGAAAAATTTTCCACCATTAGCTTGGAACCATCCTTGCTCTCACAGGATGGCAGTAAGAGAAACAAAAGGGACTGGTAAGTTATAGTAATATTTTAGTCTTTATTGGCACAGAATTTATCTTGTTTAACAAATACCCTTCAGCACGCAAGCATggttaaaaatacttttgctcACACAAGATCGTGCTGGATGGGGCAGGATTAGGTCCCAGGAATGTTAATGCTTTTAATTCCCAGCTGTAGCTGGAAAAGCTGAAAGCGTCCCCAGatgctgcccccccaccccgaccCAGCTAACCGGGGCTAACTTGCTAAGTGAAATAACCATTAGCTAACTAAAGGGACAGCTGTGCTTACCTTCTGGCTTGTTCTCAGAACGAGCACAAGCTCCTCCTGACCCCGGGGCAAGGCTGACCTCTCCCCCAGGCCCTCGAATCCCCTGGCCACCACAGGCTCTGCGTAGGCACACACTACCTGGAGCAGAGACCAGTGCCCAGCAGGCAACTACACACACGCATCGGGCCTCAAAACTGGAGGCTGCTCACCCGTCACCTCGCAGGACACACCATGTCCCACCACCAGACAAGGGCACCTGCACGCTTGTTTCCATACAAGTGACTTTGTTGGAGGTTATGTAGCCCACAAAAGCCACAAGTCGGGGCGCTACCCTGGTGCTCTCGTGGGCTGCATTAAGCTTTATTATGCACAGGCGTTTTCTGCAATTTATCCATATTCTGCCTCTCTAACTCATCAATGTCAGCGTAAGTGACCTCAAGGACTATTGCAGTTTCCTTCCTGGACTGGTTTCTTTCCAGGATCATAAGATAAAACCCAATTACTACACAGCTTACTACTGCACAACTTGCACAACAGTTAAAGTAACAAGTGTTTTCAGAGCCCGAGCGCAGGAAGAACTGCCTCTTTTCTGCGAGTCACAGGGTCCATCCAGAAGCATACACCAAATTTGGACACAGGCACAATTTTTAGTGCCCCAAAGACGTCCCTTGCTTTGTACCATTGAACACCAATTTGATGCCGTTTAATCACAGCCTTGGGAGGCATGCAGAACAATTTCAGAAGAACTAAGGAGCAGCCTAGCATGTTCAATCAGCAAAATAAAGTCAGGAATAAGTTTTCTTGAGCCATAAATAAGGAAGCGGGATAAGCAAAGGGATACTTTTTGCTGTTGGTTATTACATCTCTACTACTGTGTACATATATGTGCACACATTTATATGCATGACAACCACATCAGTATTGCATCTTCTACTCAGCGCACAGCTCACCTCTTTTTCTGCTGAAGGACCATCCCCCTTTAAGGGAACTTTCATCTCATCCTCCCAGCCGGGTGCCCTCTGCACACTGGGATGATCTTGGACAGCCGATCCACTTTTACAGTCCATGACCTTCATTTCCCAACCAAGCTGCTGACTTGAGACGTGgtgaaagaaaaggcttttctgtgGCATGGGCAGGAACCATGCCATGCCAAAGGCAACAGATATGCTGGTTAAGGAGATAACGTTCAAGCTGAAGAGCGACCATCCTGCCACCGACACGAGGACCTGCCCGGCCACCGAGCCCACCATGTAGCCCACCAGGGTGGCACTCCGGCAGTAGCTGGTGACCTTCTGGTACAGGTTGACATCGACGATGCTATAGATGTAGGAGTAATAGGCAATGTCGGTGGCAGTCCCCATCCCGTAGAAGAACTCGAGGACCTGGACGGCGCGCAGCCCCTGGGCGTACAGCAGCATGAACCAGGTGACGATGAGGCTCAGGCCCTGCAGCAGGACCACGGGCTTGTACCGCAGGTAGTCCGTGGCCAGGAACACCGGGAACAGCAGCGCCAGGTAGGAGTAAGTCCACACCGGGTAAATCTCGTTGAACACCTGAGGGTGGGAAAAAGACAGCGGTAACTCCCAGCCCCCACGTACCGCTgcggacacacagacacagacacccAAGCAGGGGTGCGGGGCGCCCGTGGCCGCCGTACCTGGGTCTCGGAGAGGTTTTTGTGCGGCCCCAGCAGGTACCGGGTGAGGAAGGGCTCCGAGGGCCGCACGCTGCAGAAGAAGCCGTAGGCGCACAGCAGCCCGGTGGGCAGCGCCCAGCAgcacccgccgccgccagcccgggTGGAGCGCCGCGCCGGCCGgtccccccgcggccccgccatGCCGGGTAGGGGCGGGGAACGGGCGGGCCGGTGGCGAGGGGGGGTGGCGGTCGGGTCGGGTCGGGTCGGCCCGTTCCCGGGTCACCTCCcactcccgccgccgccggctcccaAAAAACACCGCCGGCCCGCGGCATTGCTCTTAGAGCCCATTGGCCGGCGCGCGGGAGGCGGGTCTGCGCGTTGCCCTCCGATTGAGCGCCACCGCCTCCTCTCGGCAAGACGGGCCAATGGGAGCAGGGTGCCCGGCGGGAGGGTGGTGCCGCGGTCGCGTGAGGAGCAGCCGGCGAGCGCGGCCTTTCCGGCCCCGAGGGCGACCGGGGGAGGCGCCTCAGGGGGAGGGAGGGCCGGGACCCTTTAGGGTCAGGCTCGGAGGTGACCGCGGAGAGCAAGGCTGGCAGCCCTCTTGGGACGCGCAGCACTCCCAGCGTGGCAGAGCTCCAGTCACTGCTGAGGTCCCCCCCTGTAGGTCGTTCCCCCCTCAGAATTCCTCATCTCCCCCTTGCCCTGAGGGGCAGGTACAAGCTTTTCCTGCAAACCATCTCGACAAAGAGATCCTTCTCCCGCCCTGCTGTGCTTGAGCTCTCTTTCCTGGCCCAAATGCATTCAGCGGCTCACCTCTGCCACGTTCTTCCCTTTAGCAAGGTAAGAGCTGGAACCACTTCTGGGGTTTAATAAAAGCTGCACCTTGTTGTCCAGCCAGAAGAAATATTAGAcatgaggggaaaataaaactattACATTCAAAGTATTGTCGAAATTATCTAAAGCTTTGCCCAAGACAACTATTCTTAAACCTTTGCCAATCCTTCTCTAAACTATTTGCTGTTCTGCTACTCAATCTGTCCCACATTGTCTTTCTAtctacctgctgcctttcccagtgctccaCTCCTTCAATCTCCAGCACGTTGCTACCGCTGCTAGGGCTCCCTACTCTATCCCTACGGTTTGTTCTCCGAAGTGGCTGATGCCATGGAAAGTTCACACCAGGGGTCAGGCCTCCCACCTGTGCAATGGCAGATCCCGCTTCCCAGCTGGGGTCAACGCTCgaggaagcaaaataaaagccCTCAGAAGGCATCTGGCTGTACACAGTTGGATGGGCAAGAACAGGTTCCTCTCAGCCCCAGAACAGATTCCTTGAACTGCAGAATTTCATTACCATCTCCATCATCATAGCTTAATAAACATAGCTACAAAAGGTTTTAGGGCCATAAGATTACTTAAATCTCTAAAACACAGCTGGACATTTTGGTCCAGTATCATCTGGCATCAGCAGTTCGCTGCTTTCTGGCTATCTTTTGGGTCTAGCAAAATTTCCTTTCAGTTGTGTGCAGGCCATTGCTCTTCAGCATCTCCATGTTCTCTTTTGTGTGCAGGTttgttagaaaaaagaaaaaaagatgacaattGCCATCTTGCCACACTTTAGCTTGAAGCAAAACTCTAAATAGAAAGAATCAGCTCCTGTTAATACTGGTAACCATCTCAGCCATTCACAAGGAGCTGCTGGTATCTTAAAATAGCACGATGAGAGTGCAATGAGCCGAAACAACGACTGGTAAACAAGTTGCCATGGGGAAGGGAACAGAAACGCACAGTTCCCTCTCACTTAGCCCTTCGCAGCCCCTCTGTTCTGCTGGCAGGTGGCTCAGTAGCAGGTAATAAAAGGCTATGGCCTGCCAGCACGAGGTGTCATGCGTCTTCTTACTGATCTGGGTCACCGTTTCATGCTGAGCAGAGGCGGGAGGGAAGAGTAAAACCTTGGAGTTCCCATGGCGCACCCTGCCCAGGGGCAGCAGTTCCCAGAACTTCCAGGCTGCTTACAGGAGCTGATGGGTGACATCGGTCCTTTCCGAAACAGCAGTCCCTAGAGTTGTACCACTGCGGCTCAACTGCTGTTTCCAGGGGATTGGCTGGGGTAGAAGGGGATACAGGAGCTCAACCCGTTTCCTTGAAGTGATGCACAGTCAGGCAGCCTAGATTTCTCCTCCAAAAACTGCGTAAGAAAAAGAACCTGCAAAGTTTTGATTGAAGTACTCCAGGTTTTCTCagggtttcttttgtttgcaaaagaactcattttgttttcacagaatattttcaGCCTTTGGAAATGAGATAAAATTTAATTCCCTGAATTTTTACTTCTATCTTTCCTTCCCTGGACTTCCTCCCCATTTTATGTCTCCATCTCGCCACTCTACTAGAAAAAATAAGGTCAAGTTTAAGGTGTTCGTTAGTaaagaaaaacctcaaaacttccaatatttttttccaagatgaagACATCAGCTGTGAAAAGTAGGATTTCTCACACTTTCTTTCCTTAATCTGAACTGCTCCCTTCCTCTCTCAACAAGCACACacctttttcagtgaaaaaaaaggagtaatgggaagtttaaaaataaacaggaataGGGGAAAAATTCGTACACTTCAACTGTATCTTTTTGaattccaaaaccaaaataaccttACAACTTACATTAGTGTTAAACAGTGACTGGTTTCATCCCAAAGGTACATGTTTGTTCATTTCTAGCTTCCCAGACAGGTGATGTGAAGAGTGCCTTGAAAATCACTCCATTCCACACAGGATGAAaccattttccacagaaaatcatTCTCTTACCAGAAGGACTTGACCAATTTGAGCAATTGCTCATATTCTGAACACTTCCACATAAATAGTATTGGAAATAATCATAAAATCTTTCAAGACCATAACAGTCAGTGCAAGTCTGCCAGAGAGGTACCACCTGCACATGTGTGATCTGAACGGGTTGAGTGATAGTTGCAGCATGGATGCACTGTGTGATGGCTGCCCTTTACAGACACAGCTCTGGCTTCTACATCTCCTAAACATTTCCCAGTGCATAACGTTTTATACAGCGACATAGCTCATGCAGTATTATTGGGCAAAACCCTTCTGTGCTGGGTTACTCGACCCCTCAGAACTGCCTTCAGAGCATATGAGTTTCCTCAGACAACCTCTTGATCGGGAGCCTCGCCTTCGTACAACTCAGGGCTGACATACACTAGAAGGCTCTCTTGCCTTCTAGTTACTTGTCCAGAactcttcagtttttcagatCAATCTCAGAAAATTGTTGCTGGCactttggaagaaaaggatcACACCAAGCCCTTCGCCATGCCTTCAAAAATTGCTGCTTTCCTTAGAGCTAATGACTAAGCATCCCTTTTTGTCTGAATCTAGGATGGAATCACCCCTAGAAGATGCCTGATTCAGCATGTGATCCAAGTAACTCATCTAAATGAGATGTCATCAGACTCAGTCGACAATGTTTTGAGGCCACATCTTATCCACACCATAAACTCTGACAGGTTTCACCCAAAAATGCACAAGAGGTGAGTATTGTTAATGAGTTCTGGCCTGTGGTTTACTGTGGAggaatttataaaatatacattcaagaaAAGTTCTGTTAAAGTCTTGCCAAGTTGTTTGGAGAAAAGCTTCTGTAAGTTAAAAACTTTCTGCACTCTTATGAAGCTGTTCTGCAGGGTGCTCTCTCAGTATGTGAGAGCCCTAAGATGGTACAAATACCTTGGAAACTCTCCAGGAGGAGGGAGTAAAACAGATTTGTCTTTTGCTGAGCATGGAAGGAACAAAGGCACATAAATGTGAGAAAAGGCAGCAactgatttctttgttttatgatTTTGGCCATTGTAATTAATTTGGAGAAGTAGACTCTGTTAACTAGTATATATGTTGGAAGGAATCAGAAGTAGTgagaacaaaaaaagccaaattatttctgaaatgaagTGTGAT
Protein-coding regions in this window:
- the SLC19A2 gene encoding thiamine transporter 1, with amino-acid sequence MAGPRGDRPARRSTRAGGGGCCWALPTGLLCAYGFFCSVRPSEPFLTRYLLGPHKNLSETQVFNEIYPVWTYSYLALLFPVFLATDYLRYKPVVLLQGLSLIVTWFMLLYAQGLRAVQVLEFFYGMGTATDIAYYSYIYSIVDVNLYQKVTSYCRSATLVGYMVGSVAGQVLVSVAGWSLFSLNVISLTSISVAFGMAWFLPMPQKSLFFHHVSSQQLGWEMKVMDCKSGSAVQDHPSVQRAPGWEDEMKVPLKGDGPSAEKEEQNVDIVEVLKDLWQDFLQCYSSRTMLCWSVWWALSTCGYFQVINYAQGLWEMVQPSQSTEIYNGAVEAASTLLGAVAVFVVGHIKASWAKWGEVTLALFSFLIAAAVYIMDTVRDICVCYASYVIFRIIYMLLITIATFQIATNLSVERYALVFGVNTFIALALQTLLTLIVVDASGLGLDIFTQFMIYASYFAAISLVFLGSGIHSIVKAYRRQEQMQSSSPESQ